Proteins encoded together in one Pseudomonadota bacterium window:
- the flgM gene encoding flagellar biosynthesis anti-sigma factor FlgM — protein sequence MKLVGSNLQSVTPSKVRGDNQPVSATAATRAVSRDGESAVSQIASHGIADQGAPIDEARIESIRNAIADGSYVIDTEKLAEKMIELDLMPKD from the coding sequence ATGAAGCTGGTAGGTTCCAATCTTCAGTCCGTGACGCCCTCCAAGGTACGCGGCGATAATCAGCCTGTCTCGGCAACCGCCGCCACCCGCGCCGTATCGCGCGATGGCGAAAGCGCAGTCAGCCAGATTGCTTCGCATGGTATCGCCGACCAGGGCGCGCCCATTGATGAAGCGCGTATCGAAAGCATCCGCAACGCGATTGCCGATGGCAGCTATGTCATCGATACCGAGAAACTGGCAGAAAAGATGATCGAACTCGATCTGATGCCGAAAGACTGA
- a CDS encoding lytic transglycosylase domain-containing protein, with protein MPSQVDTVQSQGVNRVTRAIAQSARRTGVDFGYLMNQARIESGMNPNARARTSSATGLYQFIDQSWLDVVEKHGQKHGLGWAADAIHRDGKGRLSVSDSNSKAQIFALRTNPEVAALMAGEFAADNRDYLEGKLGREMAPVDLYLAHFLGPAGAHKFLKQHAANPGAAAAEHFPKAAAANRPIFYADNGKARSFDEIRERFAAKLGNGNALPPGGNIMPAGNKRPVAAARYVQPADYVRIASRRAPDSHNMNTPEAASRSANEHARLAYMRLASMGTDS; from the coding sequence GTGCCGTCACAAGTCGATACAGTACAGAGCCAGGGGGTAAATCGCGTCACACGCGCCATTGCCCAGTCTGCGCGCCGTACCGGTGTCGATTTCGGCTATCTGATGAACCAGGCCCGCATCGAAAGCGGCATGAACCCCAACGCCAGGGCACGTACTTCTTCAGCCACAGGGCTGTACCAGTTTATCGACCAGAGCTGGCTCGATGTCGTCGAGAAACATGGCCAGAAGCACGGCCTGGGCTGGGCTGCGGATGCCATTCACCGCGACGGCAAGGGCAGGCTCAGCGTCAGCGATAGCAACAGCAAGGCGCAGATTTTCGCGCTCCGCACCAACCCCGAAGTTGCTGCACTGATGGCCGGCGAATTCGCCGCCGACAATCGCGATTATCTCGAAGGCAAGCTGGGCCGCGAAATGGCGCCCGTCGACCTTTACCTCGCGCATTTCCTCGGTCCTGCCGGTGCACACAAATTCCTCAAACAGCATGCCGCCAATCCCGGTGCAGCGGCGGCAGAACATTTCCCCAAGGCTGCCGCTGCCAACCGGCCGATATTCTATGCCGACAATGGCAAAGCGCGCAGCTTTGACGAGATCCGCGAGCGCTTTGCCGCCAAGCTGGGTAACGGCAACGCCTTGCCGCCGGGCGGCAACATCATGCCAGCGGGCAACAAGCGTCCCGTTGCGGCCGCACGCTATGTCCAGCCTGCCGATTATGTCCGGATCGCCAGCCGCCGCGCGCCCGACAGCCACAATATGAACACGCCTGAAGCTGCGAGCCGCAGCGCCAATGAACATGCCCGCCTCGCCTATATGCGCCTGGCTTCGATGGGAACCGACAGCTAA
- the flhA gene encoding flagellar biosynthesis protein FlhA yields the protein MPLKNFSSKDIAGGLGGALLPFATLLLVIFLVLPVPAFILDVGFITNIMISLAVLMVALNATKPLDFSSFPTVLLFATLLRLGLNVASTRVVLVSGHEGGDAAGQVIEAFGSFLIGGDYIVGLFVFAILMIINLVVITKGAGRVSEVSARFTLDALPGKQMAIDADLNAGLISPEEAKQRRADVATEADFYGSMDGASKFVKGDAVAGVLILAINIIGGIILGIASHGLDITDAASTYTMLAIGDALVAQVPALLLSIAAAAIVTRVSSPMNLQGQITSQFSLSRAWLPVAAILSVLGILPGMPSPIILPAAALAGFFAWYCARPRQDDDASAEPVAPPNPNIIHWEDVSNDAMLGIEVGYALTPLVDERKEAPLIKRVTGIRKQISRELGFVIPLVRIKDDMNLEPNGYRITMGGAVIAEDEIWPEDMLALDSGETDGTMEGRVCKDPTFGMDAVWISPDKRADAIVRGYTVVDASTVMATHLNHMIRQHAAQLFGMDEAKKLLDTLQESAPELVDGLTPQPLSLFIISAVCCELLREGVPLRDFRRICSAMVEAASDGTTDVATITERVRARIGSIIIQSLVPVSMPLPVVTLDAELETLLAQSLKVSGDAAYPIEPGLAQRILSALEEASRPLMLEQRNHALVTSPAARKPLANLLRPRFPDTPVLSFRELPDEKPVEVIATIGSSQQGSLPNPGPKAESHEFRQL from the coding sequence ATGCCCCTCAAGAATTTCTCATCCAAGGATATTGCCGGCGGCCTGGGTGGCGCATTGCTGCCCTTTGCCACGCTGTTGCTTGTTATCTTCCTGGTGCTGCCGGTTCCGGCATTCATTCTCGATGTCGGTTTCATCACCAACATCATGATTTCGCTGGCGGTGTTGATGGTGGCGCTGAACGCCACCAAGCCGCTTGATTTTTCAAGTTTCCCCACGGTCCTGCTCTTTGCCACCCTTCTGAGACTGGGCCTGAATGTCGCCTCCACCCGTGTTGTTCTGGTCAGCGGGCATGAAGGCGGTGACGCCGCCGGTCAGGTTATAGAAGCCTTTGGCAGCTTCCTGATCGGCGGCGACTATATTGTCGGTCTGTTCGTCTTTGCGATCCTGATGATCATCAATCTGGTGGTGATCACCAAAGGCGCAGGCCGGGTCTCCGAGGTATCGGCGCGCTTCACACTCGATGCATTGCCGGGCAAGCAGATGGCGATTGATGCTGATCTCAACGCCGGACTGATTTCCCCAGAAGAGGCCAAACAGCGTCGTGCCGATGTCGCCACCGAAGCCGATTTTTACGGCTCGATGGACGGTGCCTCGAAATTTGTGAAAGGCGATGCCGTTGCCGGGGTCCTCATCCTGGCGATCAACATCATCGGCGGTATCATTCTCGGCATTGCCAGCCATGGCCTCGACATCACCGATGCCGCCTCGACCTATACCATGCTGGCCATTGGCGATGCGCTGGTGGCGCAGGTCCCTGCCCTGCTGCTTTCGATTGCCGCCGCGGCCATCGTCACCCGCGTATCATCGCCGATGAACCTGCAGGGTCAGATTACCTCGCAATTCAGCCTGTCACGGGCATGGTTGCCGGTGGCGGCGATCCTGTCGGTGCTGGGCATATTGCCCGGTATGCCCTCGCCGATCATATTGCCGGCGGCGGCACTGGCCGGGTTCTTCGCCTGGTATTGCGCAAGGCCGCGACAGGATGATGACGCATCCGCTGAACCTGTCGCCCCGCCCAACCCCAATATCATCCACTGGGAAGATGTCTCCAATGACGCGATGCTGGGCATCGAGGTCGGCTATGCGCTGACCCCGTTGGTAGACGAACGCAAGGAAGCGCCGCTGATCAAGCGCGTCACCGGCATCCGCAAGCAGATTTCGCGCGAGCTTGGGTTCGTCATCCCGCTGGTGCGGATCAAGGATGACATGAATCTCGAGCCCAATGGCTATCGCATCACCATGGGCGGTGCGGTCATTGCCGAAGACGAGATCTGGCCGGAGGACATGCTGGCGCTCGACAGCGGCGAGACCGACGGCACCATGGAAGGCCGTGTCTGCAAGGATCCGACCTTCGGCATGGACGCGGTGTGGATCAGTCCCGACAAGCGTGCCGATGCCATCGTTCGCGGCTATACGGTGGTCGATGCCTCGACCGTCATGGCGACACATCTCAACCACATGATCCGCCAGCATGCGGCCCAGCTATTCGGTATGGACGAAGCGAAAAAGTTGCTCGACACGCTACAGGAAAGCGCACCCGAGCTGGTCGACGGCCTGACGCCACAGCCGCTGTCGCTGTTCATCATCTCGGCCGTGTGCTGCGAATTGCTGCGCGAAGGCGTGCCGCTGCGCGATTTCCGCCGTATCTGCTCGGCGATGGTCGAGGCCGCATCCGATGGTACCACCGATGTCGCCACCATTACCGAGAGGGTGCGCGCGCGCATCGGTTCGATCATCATCCAGTCGCTGGTACCGGTCAGCATGCCACTGCCGGTGGTTACCCTCGACGCCGAGCTGGAGACATTACTGGCGCAGTCACTCAAGGTCAGCGGCGACGCCGCCTATCCGATCGAGCCTGGCCTCGCCCAACGCATTCTCTCGGCGCTCGAAGAGGCCAGCCGGCCCTTGATGCTGGAACAGCGCAACCATGCGCTGGTCACCTCGCCTGCCGCGCGCAAGCCGCTGGCCAATCTGCTGCGACCGCGTTTCCCCGACACCCCGGTGCTGTCCTTCCGCGAGCTGCCTGATGAGAAGCCGGTGGAGGTCATCGCTACCATCGGCAGCAGCCAGCAGGGCAGCCTGCCCAACCCCGGTCCCAAGGCCGAAAGCCACGAATTCAGGCAGCTTTGA
- the fliA gene encoding RNA polymerase sigma factor FliA, with protein sequence MYESPQSSLYGRKPKQVSPGELVEQNLPLVRKIAWHVHSMAPGAIDIEDLIQIGMVALVEAANRYEDMGHNFSTYAGTRIRGALIDHLRASSNLCRSALNMRKAMRATEEKLSQELGRAPTEAEMAEAMGLDSATYRDRADKAQQMQIESMDEVYSEHSMWFADEEESIDVRIEKDQLRALLSAHIGQLKEREQMILQLHYIEELNLDEIGKILDITAARVCQIKKAALDTLRKRLAAHAR encoded by the coding sequence ATGTATGAATCCCCACAGTCATCGCTGTATGGTCGCAAGCCGAAGCAAGTCTCTCCGGGTGAACTGGTTGAGCAGAATCTGCCGCTGGTACGGAAGATTGCCTGGCATGTGCACAGCATGGCACCCGGGGCCATCGATATCGAGGATCTGATCCAGATCGGCATGGTGGCGCTGGTCGAAGCAGCCAACCGCTATGAGGATATGGGGCATAATTTTTCGACCTATGCCGGCACCCGTATTCGCGGCGCATTGATCGATCATTTGCGCGCCTCGAGCAATTTGTGCCGGTCGGCACTGAATATGCGCAAGGCAATGCGTGCCACCGAGGAGAAACTGTCCCAGGAGCTGGGCCGTGCGCCGACCGAGGCGGAAATGGCCGAAGCCATGGGCCTGGACAGCGCCACCTATCGCGACCGTGCCGACAAGGCGCAGCAGATGCAGATCGAGTCGATGGACGAAGTCTATTCCGAGCACAGCATGTGGTTCGCCGATGAGGAGGAAAGCATCGATGTCCGCATCGAAAAAGACCAGTTGCGTGCCTTGCTATCGGCGCATATCGGTCAGCTCAAGGAACGCGAGCAGATGATCCTGCAACTGCACTATATCGAAGAGCTGAATCTCGATGAAATCGGCAAGATTCTCGACATCACGGCGGCGCGGGTGTGCCAGATCAAAAAGGCCGCACTCGATACGCTGCGCAAACGGCTGGCCGCGCATGCGCGCTGA
- a CDS encoding flagellin, which produces MTVIGTNVSAMRAANASSRADMGLQQAIERLSTGQRINSAADDAAGNAVATRMTSEIRGLNMAMRNANDGISLAQTAEGGMNEVTNMLQRMRELAVQSANGTLSGGDRTNLQAEVTALIGQIGDVASRTDFNGVGLLDGSNASVTIQTGSGASETVAVSLGDMRAATLGVATVDISTAGGANTALTALDTALNTVTTAQANLGASQNRLETTVSNITDRVTNLTESRSRIQDADFSAESTQLAKYQILNQASTAMLAQANQSQQGVLSLIR; this is translated from the coding sequence ATGACTGTTATCGGGACAAATGTCTCTGCGATGCGGGCGGCCAACGCGTCCTCGCGCGCCGATATGGGTCTGCAGCAGGCGATCGAACGTCTTTCGACCGGTCAGCGCATCAACAGCGCTGCCGACGATGCGGCGGGCAATGCTGTTGCCACCCGGATGACCTCGGAAATCCGTGGCCTCAACATGGCGATGCGCAATGCCAATGACGGCATCTCGCTGGCCCAGACCGCAGAAGGCGGTATGAATGAAGTCACCAACATGCTGCAGCGTATGCGCGAACTGGCTGTCCAGTCCGCCAACGGTACGCTGTCTGGCGGTGACCGTACCAACCTCCAGGCCGAAGTTACCGCGCTGATCGGGCAGATTGGCGATGTTGCCTCGCGCACCGACTTTAACGGTGTTGGCCTGCTCGATGGCTCCAATGCCAGCGTCACCATTCAGACAGGATCGGGTGCCAGTGAGACCGTGGCCGTTTCCCTGGGTGATATGCGTGCCGCTACGCTTGGTGTTGCTACTGTCGATATCAGCACAGCCGGTGGTGCCAACACCGCTCTGACTGCGCTCGATACCGCTCTGAACACCGTGACCACGGCCCAGGCCAACCTTGGTGCGTCGCAAAACCGTCTGGAGACCACGGTGAGCAACATCACCGACCGCGTCACCAATCTGACGGAATCGCGCTCGCGCATTCAGGATGCGGATTTCTCGGCTGAATCAACCCAGCTGGCGAAATACCAGATCCTGAACCAGGCCTCGACTGCAATGCTGGCCCAGGCAAACCAGAGCCAGCAGGGCGTTCTCAGCCTGATCCGGTAA
- a CDS encoding sigma 54-interacting transcriptional regulator — MKKQCVVSEAVREMLPTLTDWLRGAWLEPISAENCAENSRGPRKDWPVHILTAAEIGEATHRDIIVELCDGEAELIQPAKGMPMRIRFGMNDMAFAHALIAEAIRQEGPAVGEPSSAETMMFADRVAMTDASTLIQGETGTGKEGMARFIHDNSPRADKPFVAVNCAALPETMVEAILFGHKRGAFTGASTEAEGLFRAADGGSLFLDEITELPLPLQAKLLRALQEGEVLPVGETRPVSIDVRIIAAANRDFEAEVTEGRFREDLYWRLNVVPIALKPLRERRQDIRAIAAAMLLKMQAKSDSFAWPTPNALRALAEHDFPGNARELNNMLQRALILRTGKRLRSADLQLESAKPATAPRHDPVPSTGRRIVQGRDLQSLSREAEFAAIRSALDENDGNRRATARMLGISERTLRYRLADMRELAEAA, encoded by the coding sequence ATGAAAAAGCAATGTGTGGTGAGTGAAGCTGTTCGCGAAATGCTGCCGACTTTGACCGATTGGCTGCGCGGAGCCTGGCTCGAACCGATCAGTGCCGAAAATTGCGCCGAAAACAGCAGGGGACCACGCAAGGATTGGCCGGTACACATATTGACAGCCGCAGAAATCGGCGAAGCCACCCATCGCGACATCATTGTCGAGCTGTGCGATGGTGAGGCCGAACTGATCCAGCCTGCCAAGGGCATGCCGATGCGCATCCGTTTCGGCATGAACGACATGGCCTTTGCCCATGCGCTGATCGCAGAAGCCATTCGGCAGGAAGGACCGGCCGTTGGTGAGCCATCAAGCGCGGAAACCATGATGTTCGCCGATCGTGTTGCCATGACCGATGCCAGCACCCTGATCCAGGGCGAAACCGGCACCGGCAAGGAAGGCATGGCACGCTTCATCCACGACAACAGCCCGCGCGCTGACAAGCCCTTTGTCGCCGTCAACTGCGCTGCGCTGCCCGAAACGATGGTCGAAGCAATTTTGTTCGGCCACAAGCGCGGCGCCTTTACCGGCGCGAGCACCGAGGCCGAAGGCCTGTTCCGCGCTGCCGATGGCGGCAGCCTGTTCCTCGACGAGATTACCGAACTGCCATTGCCGCTTCAGGCCAAGCTGCTGCGCGCGCTGCAGGAAGGCGAAGTGCTGCCGGTGGGCGAAACCAGGCCTGTCAGCATCGATGTCCGCATCATCGCCGCCGCCAATCGCGATTTCGAGGCTGAGGTCACCGAAGGCCGTTTCCGCGAAGATCTGTACTGGCGTCTGAATGTGGTGCCGATTGCGCTCAAACCGTTGCGTGAGCGCCGTCAGGATATCCGCGCCATCGCCGCAGCCATGCTGCTCAAAATGCAGGCCAAGAGCGACAGCTTTGCCTGGCCCACCCCCAATGCGTTGCGCGCGCTCGCCGAGCATGATTTCCCCGGAAATGCCCGTGAGCTCAACAACATGCTGCAACGGGCACTGATCCTGCGTACCGGCAAGCGGCTGCGCAGCGCCGATCTGCAGCTGGAAAGCGCAAAACCGGCGACCGCTCCGCGCCATGACCCTGTGCCCAGCACCGGCCGGCGTATTGTTCAGGGCCGTGATCTTCAGAGCCTGTCGCGCGAAGCCGAATTCGCCGCCATCCGCTCTGCGCTGGATGAAAATGACGGCAACCGCCGCGCTACGGCCCGGATGCTCGGCATTTCCGAGCGTACATTGCGCTATCGCCTCGCGGATATGCGCGAATTGGCCGAAGCCGCGTGA
- the fliE gene encoding flagellar hook-basal body complex protein FliE translates to MNSVNSLMSARNAIIQQNKAIQNVTNDTDKVAETKSGTEKGPDFVGAMQEAVQSVNALQQESAAAATAYEMGETTDIAAVMLAKQKASVGFEATMQVRNKLLSAYQDIMNMPV, encoded by the coding sequence ATGAACAGCGTCAACAGCCTGATGAGCGCCCGCAATGCGATTATCCAGCAGAACAAGGCAATCCAGAATGTCACCAATGACACGGACAAGGTCGCAGAGACCAAGAGCGGGACGGAAAAAGGCCCGGACTTTGTCGGCGCGATGCAGGAAGCGGTGCAGAGCGTCAATGCGCTGCAACAGGAATCCGCCGCCGCAGCGACCGCCTATGAAATGGGCGAGACCACGGACATCGCTGCAGTAATGCTGGCCAAACAGAAAGCGTCGGTCGGCTTCGAGGCGACAATGCAGGTCCGCAACAAGCTGCTCTCCGCCTATCAAGACATTATGAACATGCCGGTGTAA
- the fliF gene encoding flagellar basal-body MS-ring/collar protein FliF codes for MANQIIPAGGEAGDTSALAVTSPQAGTPLRGSPGLGSGSFLDRINALRAQPAIARSLPLIGIIGVLGLAAFAWLALREPPQRDLFRGLPENDKAAVAAALESSNIMYQIDDSTGALTVSEDDYHTAKMRLAAQGLPRSAPDGDSIVSSMPMGASRAVEGEKLRTARELDLARSIEAIDSVLSARVHLAVEPPSIFIRDRRTPAASVVLQLVPGSSLGQPQVKAITHLVASSVAGLTAENVSLVDQNGRLLSSDGEDSAFSETEHQLKVRERIEERYRRSLAALLTPMVGADNFVAEVSAEVDFTQRQATSETFPADEARVRSEQRSLTTDEGAVTPVGIPGAIAEEPPADGELGETIDPPAEEGAAAVGSNRREEQVTRSFELGRQVSVTRDAVGQVTRLSVAVAVRGPDGKTLAQEDLAEIENLVKGAIGFDQARGDQVAVSTRDFMDIAEIETPWYEAGWVSILARNLSALLVALVLIFGIGRPLLRKAGIFGGKDKAKGEEGASPDVAATAPAPMLGAAPAAQLASQPQAEPVTIDMITAAQSYQERALLIQNFVKQNPEHAALVVRDLLRSDTAAKDAANV; via the coding sequence ATGGCCAACCAGATCATTCCCGCCGGCGGTGAAGCCGGAGACACATCCGCCCTTGCAGTGACATCGCCGCAGGCCGGTACGCCGCTGCGCGGCAGCCCAGGCCTGGGGTCCGGTTCATTTCTCGACCGGATCAACGCCTTGAGAGCGCAGCCCGCCATCGCCCGCTCATTGCCGCTTATCGGTATTATCGGCGTGCTCGGTCTTGCCGCATTTGCCTGGCTGGCGCTGCGCGAACCGCCGCAGCGCGACCTGTTCCGCGGACTGCCCGAAAATGACAAGGCCGCGGTCGCAGCAGCGCTGGAATCGTCGAACATCATGTACCAGATTGATGACTCCACCGGCGCTTTGACCGTATCCGAGGATGATTATCATACCGCCAAGATGCGGCTCGCCGCTCAGGGACTGCCGCGCAGCGCGCCCGATGGCGACAGTATCGTCTCGAGCATGCCAATGGGTGCCAGCCGTGCCGTTGAAGGCGAGAAGCTGCGTACTGCGCGCGAACTCGATCTGGCGCGGAGCATCGAGGCGATTGACTCAGTTCTATCGGCGCGGGTCCATCTCGCGGTCGAACCGCCCAGCATCTTTATCCGCGACCGCCGCACGCCGGCTGCCTCTGTGGTGCTGCAGCTTGTCCCCGGCAGCAGTCTCGGCCAGCCCCAGGTCAAGGCCATCACCCATCTGGTTGCCAGTTCTGTCGCCGGACTGACTGCAGAAAATGTCTCGCTGGTCGACCAGAATGGCAGGCTCCTCTCTTCCGACGGCGAGGACAGTGCCTTTTCGGAGACCGAGCACCAGCTCAAAGTGCGCGAACGGATCGAGGAACGCTATCGCCGTTCGCTTGCTGCGTTGCTGACCCCGATGGTGGGTGCCGACAATTTTGTCGCCGAGGTTTCGGCAGAAGTCGATTTCACCCAGCGCCAGGCCACCAGCGAAACTTTCCCCGCCGATGAAGCCCGTGTCCGCAGCGAACAGCGCAGCCTGACCACCGATGAAGGCGCCGTCACCCCGGTCGGCATCCCCGGTGCCATTGCCGAAGAACCGCCGGCCGATGGAGAACTGGGCGAAACCATCGATCCGCCTGCGGAAGAAGGCGCTGCCGCCGTGGGCAGTAATCGGCGCGAAGAACAGGTGACCCGCAGCTTCGAACTTGGTCGCCAGGTATCGGTGACACGCGATGCGGTCGGTCAGGTGACCCGCCTGTCGGTTGCGGTCGCCGTACGCGGTCCGGACGGTAAGACGCTGGCACAGGAAGACCTTGCCGAGATCGAGAACCTGGTCAAAGGCGCTATCGGTTTTGATCAGGCGCGGGGCGACCAGGTTGCGGTATCGACACGTGACTTCATGGACATCGCCGAGATCGAGACGCCCTGGTATGAAGCCGGATGGGTATCGATATTGGCGCGCAATCTCTCCGCGCTGCTGGTTGCACTGGTTCTGATCTTCGGCATTGGCCGTCCGCTGCTGCGCAAGGCCGGCATTTTTGGCGGCAAGGACAAGGCCAAGGGTGAGGAGGGCGCGTCGCCCGACGTCGCAGCAACTGCACCCGCGCCGATGCTCGGCGCTGCGCCTGCGGCACAGCTGGCAAGCCAGCCACAGGCCGAACCGGTGACCATCGATATGATTACCGCAGCGCAAAGCTATCAGGAACGCGCACTGCTGATCCAGAATTTCGTCAAGCAGAACCCGGAACATGCCGCTCTGGTGGTCCGCGACCTGCTGCGTAGCGACACAGCAGCAAAGGATGCAGCCAATGTCTGA
- a CDS encoding FliG C-terminal domain-containing protein translates to MSEAASAIDNEAQEEAALEPGISDPQAAAILMLLFSEDAAADVIAELEPDEVRHISDIMYSVANVGGEDINNVLDLFIERARHRTTVGYKADSHIEGVLKRAFGEQQAETMISRIAPVTAVDTLKPLKWMEPGDIAAMVREEPPQVAALVLSFVRTDNAAEVLGLLPEEKRDEIVYRLATLGEVSQDAIDMIEDLLTSFQSPGSGKPTATKSNDSSDIAAIMNGLDKKDSQRLLKALAKRDRILASAIEDEMFTFADLAVLDIKSIGTVVRSVDNSLLVPALKGADDTLRERILGSMSTRAAQSLNDEMEESGPLAMDEVKAAQKAIAAAAKKLADKGDILIDRGGGNYV, encoded by the coding sequence ATGTCTGAAGCAGCCAGCGCAATCGACAATGAAGCCCAGGAAGAGGCAGCCCTCGAACCGGGCATCAGCGATCCGCAGGCGGCGGCAATATTGATGCTGCTGTTTTCGGAAGATGCAGCGGCCGATGTGATCGCCGAACTGGAACCGGACGAAGTCCGCCATATCAGCGACATCATGTACAGCGTTGCCAATGTCGGCGGCGAGGATATCAACAATGTGCTTGACCTGTTCATCGAACGCGCCCGCCACCGCACCACAGTGGGATATAAGGCGGACAGCCATATTGAAGGCGTCCTGAAGCGCGCCTTTGGCGAGCAGCAGGCAGAAACCATGATCAGCCGCATCGCTCCGGTGACGGCTGTCGACACGCTCAAGCCGCTGAAATGGATGGAGCCCGGCGATATTGCCGCGATGGTCAGGGAAGAGCCACCACAGGTGGCGGCGCTGGTGCTGTCTTTCGTGCGTACCGACAATGCCGCAGAGGTTCTGGGCCTGCTGCCCGAGGAAAAGCGTGATGAGATTGTCTATCGCCTAGCAACTCTGGGTGAAGTCAGTCAGGACGCGATCGACATGATCGAGGATCTGCTCACCAGCTTCCAGTCGCCCGGCAGCGGCAAACCCACAGCCACCAAGAGCAATGATTCCTCGGATATCGCAGCAATCATGAACGGTCTCGACAAGAAGGACAGCCAGCGGCTGCTCAAGGCACTGGCAAAGCGCGACCGCATTCTGGCCAGCGCAATCGAGGACGAGATGTTCACCTTTGCCGACCTCGCCGTGCTCGATATCAAGAGCATCGGTACCGTCGTCCGCTCGGTCGATAACAGCCTGCTGGTCCCGGCACTCAAAGGTGCCGATGATACACTGCGCGAACGCATACTCGGCTCTATGTCGACCCGCGCGGCACAGTCGCTCAACGACGAAATGGAAGAATCGGGTCCGCTGGCGATGGACGAGGTCAAGGCGGCGCAAAAGGCAATCGCCGCTGCGGCCAAGAAGCTGGCCGACAAGGGCGATATTCTGATCGATCGCGGAGGTGGCAATTATGTCTGA
- a CDS encoding FliI/YscN family ATPase has protein sequence MIAAQAEALSQFTDRIAQISTGPRAIGKLVAHDGGMLEVTGFNYPIGFGGNLRTADGHRITAEIAGFRGSRAMMIPLESDAALKNGTRVEPNMQSSLAAVGDTLLSRVIGPMGEPLDRRGPIITNDHWPLMGKRDNVLNRSGVTKPIDLGVRAINALLTAGYGQRIAIAAGSGVGKSVLIGQILDNADADVIVVGLIGERGREVSDFVATRMTGPVRDKIVTVAVPADHSPILRLRAAHRATAIAEYFRSQGKRVLLVIDSLTRIAHAQREIGLALGEPPTMKGYPPSSLALIPKLIERAGNDHASGGSITALYTVLADGGDMDDPIVDTARAIVDGHIILSRTLSEQGVFPAIDIGQSLSRVANDIITEEQRMAQTNYRRIWSAYEENRDLLLMGAYRAGSDSDIDEAVARRPDLLDFIRQRPDEAVSMQDSVAALTRSFGAVAQPDHEVIA, from the coding sequence ATGATTGCTGCCCAGGCAGAGGCTTTGAGCCAATTCACCGATCGTATCGCACAGATCAGCACCGGGCCGCGCGCCATCGGCAAGCTGGTGGCGCATGATGGCGGTATGCTGGAAGTGACCGGATTCAACTATCCCATTGGTTTCGGGGGCAATTTACGCACGGCCGATGGCCACAGAATTACCGCCGAGATTGCCGGTTTCCGCGGATCGCGGGCGATGATGATTCCGCTGGAAAGCGATGCTGCGCTAAAAAACGGTACGCGCGTCGAACCCAATATGCAGTCCAGCCTTGCCGCTGTCGGCGATACGCTGCTGTCGCGCGTTATCGGCCCTATGGGCGAACCGCTGGACCGCCGCGGACCGATCATCACCAATGACCACTGGCCGTTAATGGGCAAGCGTGACAATGTGCTCAATCGCAGCGGCGTCACCAAACCGATCGATCTGGGCGTACGCGCCATCAATGCGCTGCTGACCGCCGGTTATGGCCAGCGCATCGCCATTGCCGCCGGCTCCGGCGTTGGTAAATCGGTGCTGATCGGGCAGATACTCGACAATGCCGATGCTGATGTCATCGTTGTTGGCCTGATCGGTGAGCGCGGACGCGAAGTCAGCGATTTCGTCGCAACCCGGATGACCGGACCGGTACGCGACAAGATCGTCACCGTCGCCGTGCCTGCCGACCATTCCCCGATCTTGCGCTTGCGCGCGGCGCATCGCGCCACCGCCATCGCCGAATATTTTCGCAGCCAGGGCAAAAGGGTGCTGCTGGTGATCGACAGCCTGACCCGGATCGCCCATGCCCAACGCGAAATCGGCCTGGCGCTTGGCGAACCGCCGACGATGAAAGGCTATCCGCCATCCTCTTTGGCGCTGATCCCGAAGCTGATCGAGCGCGCCGGCAATGACCATGCCAGTGGCGGCTCGATCACCGCACTCTATACCGTACTCGCCGATGGCGGTGATATGGACGACCCGATTGTCGATACCGCACGCGCAATTGTCGACGGGCATATCATCCTGTCACGCACATTGTCGGAACAGGGCGTGTTCCCTGCCATTGATATCGGGCAATCGCTGAGCCGGGTCGCCAATGACATCATCACTGAAGAACAACGCATGGCGCAGACCAATTATCGGCGCATCTGGTCTGCCTATGAAGAGAATCGCGACCTGCTGCTAATGGGTGCCTATCGCGCCGGCAGCGACAGCGATATTGACGAGGCGGTGGCACGGCGCCCGGATCTGCTCGATTTCATCCGCCAGCGACCGGATGAGGCGGTTTCGATGCAGGACAGTGTTGCTGCGCTGACCCGGAGTTTCGGCGCGGTGGCGCAACCCGATCATGAGGTCATCGCGTGA